A DNA window from Brassica napus cultivar Da-Ae chromosome C1, Da-Ae, whole genome shotgun sequence contains the following coding sequences:
- the LOC111198429 gene encoding uncharacterized protein LOC111198429 translates to MASNCGQNVNSSTRHTETSTRSEEYLKWDHRRERIFLELYDQALAMNYYRLKDPSPLGKKFIVDKFNQEFNLDINYKFFREKLDQMKRKYKKYTGLMQNSTGISVDPVTSVISASDSWWKDREVCRIIKSFKRKPPEFWDIMQRCFKLYDVCSQSQYSVNQRREEMMNEGLANDESHMDSETFADDMPQTQVPETQKSEEVYRVNISDQTRPSSEFSREPIRQSSPPELSFQNNASRGQQQGRTRRESGATRVGGSSRASARTSSRGSRKKQSFQTTLTDTMDGFREFQRQSLQQLRPRSRRRGGLFNIWGKKQGPNLNESHQSESEDED, encoded by the exons ATGGCGTCTAACTGTGGACAAAACGTGAACTCCAGTACACGTCATACGGAAACATCAACACGG agtGAAGAATATTTGAAATGGGATCATAGACGAGAACGGATATTTCTTGAGTTATACGACCAAGCACTTGCTATGAATTATTATCGTCTAAAAGATCCGTCACCACTTGGTAAAAAGTTTATAGTTGACAAGTTCAACCAAGAATTTAATCTTGATATAAACTATAAGTTCTTCAGAGAAAAACTTGATCAAATGAAAAGAAAGTACAAGAAGTATACGGGGCTTATGCAAAACTCTACGGGTATCTCAGTTGATCCGGTTACATCTGTAATTTCTGCATCTGATTCGTGGTGGAAAGATCGTGAA GTTTGTaggattataaaatcatttaagcGAAAACCACCAGAGTTTTGGGATATTATGCAACGgtgtttcaaattatatgatgTCTGTTCGCAATCTCAATACTCTGTGAaccaaagaagagaagagatgatGAACGAGGGCCTAGCTAATGATGAAAGTCATATGGATTCAGAAACATTTGCTGATGATATGCCACAAACTCAAGTTCCAGAGACACAAAAAAGTGAAGAGGTGTATCGTGTTAACATTAGTGATCAAACACGACCTTCTAGTGAGTTTAGTCGTGAACCCATCCGCCAAAGTTCTCCACCCGAGCTTTCGTTTCAGAATAATGCTTCCAGAGGTCAACAACAAGGAAGAACAAGACGTGAAAGTGGTGCAACTAGAGTTGGTGGAAGTTCACGAGCCTCTGCAAGGACCAGTTCACGAGGAAGTCGGAAAAAACAATCTTTTCAGACAACTCTAACAGATACGATGGATGGTTTTAGAGAATTTCAACGCCAAAGTTTACAACAACTGCGTCCAAGATCCCGCAGAAGAGGAGGATTATTCAATATCTGGGGAAAGAAACAAGGACCAAATTTAAATGAAAGTCATCAAAGTGAATCTGAGGATGAAGATTAG